DNA from Calditrichota bacterium:
GTCTGGCAGCTCTCTTCCGGCGCGTCGGCGGGGTTCCGGTTGAATTCCCAGGCCCCAAGAACGTGCTCTATCACCTGGCCTGTGTGTTTGCGTCAAACTACGTGGTAGCTCTCCAGGCGAGCGCTCAACGCCTCTTGGCAGAGTTGGGCTTCGACCAGGTGACGTCCGAGCGTATGCTTGCCCCACTCTTAGCGCAAACGGCTACTAACCTGGCTGCCGAGGGTCCTGTGCGTGCGCTCACTGGTCCAATCGCGCGCGGCGACCTCGGCACAGTGGAGAAGCATTTGCGCGCTCTGGCTGAGTTCCCCGACCTTGTCCAGGCCTACGCCGCACTGGGAAGGGTGTGTGTGGGCTTGGCTCGCCAGCAGGATGAGCGCAAGGGGCCACTCTACCAAGCCATTGACGCCCTGCTGAGCGCCTCGCTTTCCTCGCGAGCGGGCAAGAACCCCGATGACGACAAATAAGAAGCCGGCCCCTGAACGGAGGCCGGCTCAAGGAAGATCAGCAGCCGGTCTTGCTCAAGCGGTGTAAAGATAACGTTTGATCTTCTTCGTGGGTGTCATCTCGAAGGGCTCGCGCTGCTCGATGACCTCATGAATGCGCGAAAAGGTGGAGACCTTCTCGTTCACCTCTTTCTTGATGGCCTGAAGGACCTCCTGAATCTTGCGCGAGGCCTGCTCGCCATCCATCTTGTGCAACCCCATTTCCTGGTCTAACAAGTCATAGTCCAGGTGGACGCGGGCGACCAAGCGGCCATTGCGCTCGTAGACCAGCGATTCCAGCACATAGTTGTTTTCGGCCAGCTTGGCCTCGATCTGCTCGGGGTAGATGTTCTCGCCGCTTGGCCCAACGATGACGTTCTTCGAGCGCCCTTTGATGTACAAGTACCCGTCCTCATCAAGGTAACCGCGGTCGCCGGTGACCAGCCATCCCCCCTCCAGAAGGGTCTGCTTGGTGGCCTCCGGATTCTTGTAGTAGCCAAGCATCACATTGGGCCCGCGCGCATAGATTTCTCCGATGCCTGTCTCGGGATCCGGGTCCACAATCTTCAATTCGACGCTCTCGACTGCTTTGCCGCAGGACTGGAACTTCACTTTTCCCTCCGGATTGACGGTCAGA
Protein-coding regions in this window:
- a CDS encoding AMP-binding protein, with translation EILYTSGTTGHSKGVMLSHKNITYNALQGLRAVPIGPEDTLLSILPMAHSYECTMGFLAPFCAGAKIYYIKGLPTAQTLLPALEQIRPTIVLSVPLIMEKIYKKKVLSEIGEKFLVKDLYKLAPMRKALNKVAGKRLYKAFGGNLRFICFGGAALNPEVEAFLRQAGFPYITGYGLTESAPLLTVNPEGKVKFQSCGKAVESVELKIVDPDPETGIGEIYARGPNVMLGYYKNPEATKQTLLEGGWLVTGDRGYLDEDGYLYIKGRSKNVIVGPSGENIYPEQIEAKLAENNYVLESLVYERNGRLVARVHLDYDLLDQEMGLHKMDGEQASRKIQEVLQAIKKEVNEKVSTFSRIHEVIEQREPFEMTPTKKIKRYLYTA
- a CDS encoding DUF2520 domain-containing protein; the encoded protein is MAAANGGAESVALVGAGRVGSSLAVALHKAGLRVTAIVDRDLAKARRCATLSAAITASSSVAALTRPTDFVFVAVPDDALPELVTPLSSCSAIRPGTVVAHTSGVLDSTVLAPLRSQGALVASAHPVMTFAGREDDWRLWDGVYITLEGDEEARQRLAALFRRVGGVPVEFPGPKNVLYHLACVFASNYVVALQASAQRLLAELGFDQVTSERMLAPLLAQTATNLAAEGPVRALTGPIARGDLGTVEKHLRALAEFPDLVQAYAALGRVCVGLARQQDERKGPLYQAIDALLSASLSSRAGKNPDDDK